A region of the Deinococcus hopiensis KR-140 genome:
AGGCCCTCTCGCCCGAGCGGCGCGCGTTGCTGCACAAGTCCCTCGCGCAAGGCGGCGAGCGGCTCGCACCCGCCGTGCTCGCTCGGCACCTTCTCGCGGCAGGCGAGCCGGAAGCCGCGTTGCCTCACCTGCTGGAGGCTGCCGACGCGGCGACCGCGCGGGCGGACCTCACTGGTGCGGCCCGCTGGCTGCGCGAGGCGAGGCGCCACGCCGCGCCCGGCAGCCTCGCCGCCTTGCGCGTGAGCGTGATGCTCGGCGACCTCTTGTTATGGCAAGGCAGCGCCGAGGGCCGCGCCGAACTCAACGCGGCCCTCGGCGAACTTCGCGCTCACCCTGACCCGGCGGCGAGAGAGCTCACCGCCCACGCCCTCGCCGCCCTGTCCGAAATCGAGTTGTACGGCGGCGACTTCGAGCGCGCCAGTGCCTACGCCGACGCTGCCCTGCGCCTCGGCGCCGGGTCGGGCGTGGTGAGCACGCCGATCGTGCGGCGCGCGCTCGAGAGCGCCGTGACCGTCGCAATGCGCCGCGGCGACGTCGAGGCGGCGCGCCGTCACCTCGATGAGGGCGCGCGCCTGGTGTCGAACGATCCTGACCTGGACGCGACCGCCGCCGAACTCGCGTTTTACGTGGGCGATCTGCGGCGCTCGCGCGCGATGTTCGAGGAGCTGCTCACACGCGTGCCCGGTCACGCGCGCGTGCGCACGCTTGAAAATGATCTCGGCTTTGTGTGTCTCAACCTCGGCGATTTGGTGGCTGCCGAGCGCTGGCTTCGGCGCTCGCTCGAAACTTACGCGGGCGTGCCGCATCCCGAGGCCTTGTCGCGGTCGAACCTCGGGCTCGTCTTCTTGATGATGGGCCGCCTTGATGAGGCTTGGGCGGAACTGCAACTCGCCGAGAACCTCGCACGAGGCGGCGAGTTCGGCACGTTTCTCGCCGACGTGCGCCACCGACAAGCGGGGGTTCGTCTCGCGCGCAGGGAATTCGAGGCGGCGCGCGCATTGTGCCGCGAAGCCGCCTCGCTCATGCGCGGCGTCGGCGATCCCGTGCGACTCACGTGGATCCTCGCGGGATCGTGTGGCGTCGAGATTTTCGCGGGTGATAACGCGGCGGCCCGGCGATTCGCGGCCGAGGCGCGCGCCGCCTTCGAGGCTCGGCCCCACCCGGTCGGCGAGGCCCTCGTGCGTCTCGCCGAACTCGAACTCGCTGCCGCGGCCGGTCAAGACGTTGAGCGTCCGGCCCGCGAACTGCTGGAGTTCGCGGGCCGGACGGGCCTCGAAGAGTACGTCATCCGGGCTTTGCTGCGACTCGGCCGCCTCGACGAGGCTCACGAGCGCGCCGACCGCCTGGGCTTTTGGCCGCTCGCCCGGCTCAGCAAGGAACTTTCGACATGCTCGCCCGCCATGCCTTGAAGACGCTGCCCCGCTCAACGTCACACGGAGTTGAAGGGAACGTCGCTGTCCGTGCTGTAGGAGACGCTCATCATCCTGGGCCTGCCTGACCTCCGGACCGGAAGCATTCAGGGCGGGGTTCACGCCGGGTGATACGAAAGAATAATGATTCTCACTCATATTTTTATGAGAGTCATATCTATTTAATTCCTCCCAGGCGTGATCTATATCCTCACCGTACATCTAGCCATATACAGGAATCACTTTGGTTCCGTATGAGGCGTAATGGAGGCGGCTGGCGTCCTCTGGGTGGACGCCAGCAGGTCAGCGTGAGGCGGGTCCGAATCACGCCCAGGCGTGGGACCTCGAAGAGCTGGAGGAGACTGTGAGGGAAGCGGTGACACTGGCCTTCGACCTCTATGGGGATGACGGACAGGGGGTGTACATCCAGGAGGTGTACCGACGTGGTGGTGCGGAAGACCTGGCCGTGTGGTCCGGTCTCCCACGAGCGAAAATCACTGGGTGCCTCGGAGGACGGTCTCTCAAGACCGGAGCGCGTGGAACGCCCACTTCACGCCAACCCTGCTCCTCTGAGGCGCGAGCATCGCGATCTCGTGTTGGGAAAGACGCTCGCTGATCGGCACCTCCATTCGCCGGTTCCAGTTCGCGGGGCGAGAGGGTCTGGAGGTCCTGCAGGGCCGGGGCGCGCGCCTTCCCCGCCTTCGTTCGCCCGACGGTCACAGCGATCAACGCCACCAGCAAGAGGACGAGCAAGGCCACCCACAACTCGGTGTTGGTGGCCTACCCCACAGGCCACCCACTTGAGTTCACTCCACCGTGGAGTAAAGGGGCCGCCCAAGAGCAGGAGCGGGAAGGCCCGCTCCACGACAACTGGAGTCGGTCCGGGTGATTCCTCACCCGCCTCTGGTCTCCACGCCCTACGTTTTGGGGGAAGGCGAGGTCCTCAACTGCTCGCTGAGCTGGCGAACGGCGTTCATCAGGTCCTGGAACTGGACCATCTGGCTGTACGGCGGCGCCGTGCTACTGCGCTCGATCAGCTCGGGCGTCGTCATGGTCGGCTGGGGAGGAGCTTTGCCTTCCAGCAGCTGCACGAGGTGGTGAAAGGCGCGCTGCCCGAGGTTGGGGAAGTCCTGCCGGATGGTGGTCAGCGGTGGAATCAGCATCGCGCTCTCGGCGGTGTCGTCGAAACCGACCACGGACACGTCGCGCGGCACGTTCAGGCCCCGCTCCCATAGGGCGCGCAGGACCCCCACGGCCATCTGGTCGTTGGCGATCAGGAGGCCGGTAAATTCCGTGCCCGACCCCAACAGGGTGGTGGCTGCCTCATAGCCACTGCGGGCGCTCCAGTCGCCATGGGCGGTGGCGACGGGCTTCAGACCCCGCGCCGCGAGGGCGTCGAGCCAGCCCTGACTGCGCGAGTGCTCGGCCTCAGCCGGCTGCGGCTCGCAGACCAGGGCGATGCGCGTGTGCCCCAGGTTCAGGAGGTGCTCCGCACCCAGCTGCGCCCCCGCGTACTGGTCAAGCAGGGCGGCGTGAACCTCCACGCCTGCCGGAGCGTCCAGAAAGACGCAGGGCACATCGCCGCAGCCCTCCAGCAGGCTCAGCATGTCACGGCTGTTGAGGGAGGCGTTGACCAGGACGCCGTCCACGTGCCGCTCCCTCAGCGCCCGGACCGCGCCCTCCACGGCGGGCAGGCCGTAATCATGAACGATGGAGACGATCAGGCTGTAGCCGTGCTCGCGCGCCGCCCGCTCGATACCTGAGGCGAGCTGCGACGGCGCGTGCAGCGAGATGTCGTTGGTGGCAAAGCCGATGGTGTGCGTGCGGTGACGGGCCAGCCCCTGCGCCAAACGGTTCGGCACGTAGCCGAGCTCCCGAATGGCCGCCTCCACCTTCTCGCGGGTCTTGAGGGAAATATGCGCGTAGTTGTTGACCACCCGCGACACGGTGATGTGCGACACGCCCGCCAGGCGGGCCACGTCTTCCAGGGTGGCAGGTTTGCGCGTACTGCTCATAGAGACCTCCAGGAGACCACGTGCTTCAGCGGGGGGAGGAATGGAGACGGCGCCGCAGGCGGGGACGCCTTACGCATAGCTGTAGCCGTCCTGACGTTGGATCGTCGAGAAGAAGCGGTGGTTGATGCCATCTTTCTTCCCGTCCTTTGTGGCGAGAGCGAACGACCCCTTGGCGCGGACAGAGACGCGCCCCGTGTGGTGCCCTGCGTTCTTGCCGCTCGGTACATCAGCGCGCACCATGTCGCCCGTCTGGAAGCCGAAAAAAACCTTCTGCCTTGTGCGCCATTTGTTCGGGAAGCCGTGTTCGTCGGTCTTGCACGCCTGCCGGTTGCCACGCCCCATGCACTTGATCTGGAATGGCTTGAGGATGGGTAGGCGGAGTCTTTCGCCTGATTCGCCGACACAGGCGGCGTCAATCCAGTGGTTCTTGGAGAAACCTTGGTGAGTGCGGTTGAACTTGGTTCGTCCACCCGTGCCGACTTCGACGGGGAAGCCGGAAACCTTGAGGGTTTCGTAGAGCTTCCAACGCGTCGCGTTCACGGCAGCCGCATCCCGTAGAGGCGCTTTGGCCTGTCCGAGAATGCGCTTCAGCAAATCTGGCTTTTTCGCCAGGAACTGCTCGACAGGCTTTGAGCCTTTCTTCTGGTTGCACGGCACGCAGGCCAACGTCAGGTTGCTGACCCGGTCAGAGCCACCCTTGCTGCGGGGCTGAATACGTTCGACTTCAAGCGGCACGTCCTTCTCTCTGCAGTAAGCGCACTGATGGCCCCACTTGTGGAGCAGATAGCCCTTGACTTCGTAGCCATGCAGGGTGCCCTGTTGGTACTCGGTGCCCTGAATCTCGGGGTTCTCCATCGTCTGCATGTCAAATCGGACCCGTTCTATGCTGATCTGGTCAGCCGGGGTCCATTTGGCGAGCCGCGTGACCCAGGGATCAACCGTGAAGACCCGGTGCATCAAGGACGGGGCCAGCCAACCTTTGGGCTTGGTTCTGTTCAGGAAGCGGGCCTTCCGGTAGCGGGTTTTGCGGCTCCGGCGGGAGGACCGTAAGCTCCGACGCGCTTCCGGCTTCATCTTGATGGCGAGCCCCCGGTGGGTGAGGT
Encoded here:
- a CDS encoding LacI family DNA-binding transcriptional regulator, giving the protein MSSTRKPATLEDVARLAGVSHITVSRVVNNYAHISLKTREKVEAAIRELGYVPNRLAQGLARHRTHTIGFATNDISLHAPSQLASGIERAAREHGYSLIVSIVHDYGLPAVEGAVRALRERHVDGVLVNASLNSRDMLSLLEGCGDVPCVFLDAPAGVEVHAALLDQYAGAQLGAEHLLNLGHTRIALVCEPQPAEAEHSRSQGWLDALAARGLKPVATAHGDWSARSGYEAATTLLGSGTEFTGLLIANDQMAVGVLRALWERGLNVPRDVSVVGFDDTAESAMLIPPLTTIRQDFPNLGQRAFHHLVQLLEGKAPPQPTMTTPELIERSSTAPPYSQMVQFQDLMNAVRQLSEQLRTSPSPKT